GAAGTGTCAATGAATCCAGGCCTTATGTACGGGTAAACATATTGCCGCAGTGTGTCCTGAAATGGACATTCATGTGAACTTTGACAAGCTCTATTCGCTATTGTTACTCTTTGTACAGGAGTGTTTCTTTTATATATAAAAAAGATAGATTCATGGAGGGAAAGCATGACAGAATGGATCACGCAATTTATACTCTTTTTTAAAGATTTGTCATACGCAGGTCTGGTTATTGCCTTGTCGTTTGAATTCGTACCTGCTGAACTTGTACTGCCCATGGCGGGATATTGGGTGTATCTTGGGGATATGAAACTTTGGCTGGCTATACTCGCTGGTACCGTAGGAGGTACGTTTGGACCTCTGACGTTATATGCCTTGGGACGATACGGCGGCAGACCGATGGTCGAAAAATTCGGCAAGTATTTCTTGATTCGCCCCCACCATCTAGACGCTTCCGATAAGTTCTTCGAGAAGTATGGCAGCGGGGTAGCTTTCTATGGACGTTTTGTGCCCGGCATTCGGACTGTGATCTCCATCCCTTGCG
This Paenibacillus xylanexedens DNA region includes the following protein-coding sequences:
- a CDS encoding DedA family protein; protein product: MTEWITQFILFFKDLSYAGLVIALSFEFVPAELVLPMAGYWVYLGDMKLWLAILAGTVGGTFGPLTLYALGRYGGRPMVEKFGKYFLIRPHHLDASDKFFEKYGSGVAFYGRFVPGIRTVISIPCGMAKMNVFKFSIFTFLAMLPITSLYIYLGFKLGSQWEHVDEIVKPYIVPAAVIFLGAFGFYVLLKRWKRRTALNKS